One stretch of Filifactor alocis ATCC 35896 DNA includes these proteins:
- a CDS encoding FAD:protein FMN transferase has translation MKKSYYILMMATTLLITLLSGCSKEESKPLSQSEFYMDTLCTITIYENKPDILKQSMTMIQDIENRMSNVITASEVSKINEQAGISPVKVSSDTFYVIERALYYSKLSNGKFDVSVAPLVNLWNISTDNPKVPSEKEINEVLPFINYKNIVLDKEQKTVFLTEKTMKIDLGGIAKGYAADAIASYFEKEDISGAIINLGGNILVFGQKQDGSPWKVGIQDPTTKQESPIAAIPIEKTTAIVTSGIYQRFFEKDGKLYHHILNPTTGYPYDNSLISVTVITDNSTDADALATTLFSLGLEEGLSIVNQLPNRVEAVFIDSENNIYLSNGLKNRFEIIDEKFKVIE, from the coding sequence ATGAAAAAATCTTATTATATTTTAATGATGGCAACAACATTGCTAATAACACTTCTGTCAGGCTGTAGCAAGGAAGAATCAAAGCCGCTCAGCCAATCGGAATTTTATATGGATACACTTTGCACAATTACTATTTATGAGAATAAACCTGACATTCTAAAACAATCCATGACTATGATTCAAGACATTGAAAATCGGATGAGTAATGTTATCACGGCAAGTGAAGTATCCAAAATAAATGAACAAGCCGGCATCTCTCCGGTAAAGGTATCTTCTGACACTTTTTACGTCATAGAGCGGGCACTGTATTATTCCAAGCTAAGCAACGGAAAATTTGATGTTTCTGTTGCTCCGTTGGTAAATTTATGGAATATCAGTACAGACAATCCTAAAGTTCCATCCGAAAAAGAAATCAATGAGGTACTTCCTTTTATTAATTATAAAAATATTGTACTTGACAAAGAACAAAAAACTGTATTCCTAACAGAAAAAACTATGAAAATTGACCTTGGAGGTATTGCAAAAGGATATGCTGCAGACGCTATTGCGAGCTATTTTGAAAAGGAAGATATTTCCGGTGCAATTATTAATTTGGGTGGGAATATTCTTGTTTTTGGACAAAAACAAGATGGTTCTCCGTGGAAAGTCGGAATTCAAGATCCTACCACCAAACAAGAATCTCCTATTGCAGCCATACCTATAGAAAAAACAACTGCAATTGTAACTTCCGGTATCTATCAAAGATTCTTTGAAAAAGACGGCAAACTGTATCATCATATCTTGAATCCTACAACAGGATACCCTTATGATAATTCTCTGATTTCAGTTACTGTCATTACTGATAATTCTACAGATGCAGATGCTTTGGCAACAACACTCTTCTCGCTTGGATTGGAAGAAGGACTAAGCATTGTCAACCAACTTCCAAACAGAGTGGAAGCTGTATTCATTGACAGTGAGAATAATATCTATCTATCAAACGGTTTAAAAAATAGATTTGAAATTATAGATGAAAAATTCAAAGTCATTGAATGA
- a CDS encoding replication-associated recombination protein A: protein MNTPFAEIVRPHSIEQVVGQSHIIGKNKLINRLIEQKQMINLIFYGPPGTGKTTVAEILAKNSDLSYYKLNATYSKTQDIRDIAENINTFSGINGILIYIDEIQNFNKKQQQLLLEYIEKGQIILIASTTENPYHQIYKSLLSRCTVIEFFSLDDRAIREGIYHALENLQNNGYTIQYEDSVLNMLVVFSSGDLRKGLNTLGTMVQLYSENNELSITKELIETVATSKALLYDKNSDEHYDLLSALQKSIRGSDVNAALHYLARLLESGDIISPSRRLLVMASEDIGMAYPQAISIVKSCIDSAFYLGLPEARLPLAQATILLATSPKSNSGIVAIDSAISDLKTVSTYDIPLHLKDSHYVGAEHLNRGIGYLYPHDFENSYVKQQYLPDTLKDTVYYHPKNNKMENMIQEHFKKILPKK from the coding sequence ATGAATACTCCATTTGCAGAAATTGTTCGTCCCCACTCTATAGAACAGGTAGTCGGACAAAGTCACATTATTGGAAAAAATAAGTTAATCAACCGATTGATTGAACAAAAACAAATGATAAATTTAATTTTCTACGGTCCTCCCGGAACCGGAAAAACTACAGTTGCAGAAATTTTGGCAAAAAACAGCGACCTATCTTATTACAAATTAAATGCAACCTATTCAAAGACACAAGATATACGAGATATCGCAGAAAACATCAATACTTTTTCCGGAATAAACGGAATTTTAATCTATATTGATGAAATTCAAAATTTCAATAAAAAGCAACAACAGCTCTTGCTGGAATATATTGAAAAAGGACAAATTATTCTTATTGCAAGCACTACAGAAAATCCATACCACCAAATCTATAAGTCGTTATTAAGTCGATGTACTGTCATTGAGTTTTTTTCATTGGATGACAGAGCAATCAGAGAAGGAATATATCATGCTCTTGAAAATTTACAAAATAACGGCTATACCATTCAATACGAGGACTCTGTCCTTAACATGCTTGTTGTGTTTTCTTCCGGAGACCTAAGAAAAGGGTTGAATACACTTGGAACAATGGTACAACTGTATAGTGAAAACAACGAACTTTCTATCACCAAAGAACTGATAGAAACAGTTGCAACTTCAAAAGCTTTGCTCTATGATAAAAATTCTGATGAACACTATGACTTGTTGAGCGCTTTACAAAAATCTATTCGAGGGAGCGATGTAAATGCAGCATTGCATTATTTAGCCCGACTTCTGGAAAGTGGAGACATCATCTCTCCTTCAAGAAGATTGCTTGTCATGGCTTCGGAAGACATCGGCATGGCGTATCCTCAAGCAATTTCTATCGTAAAAAGTTGTATTGACAGTGCATTTTACTTGGGACTTCCGGAAGCCAGGCTTCCTTTGGCTCAAGCTACTATTTTATTGGCAACTTCGCCAAAATCTAATTCCGGCATTGTTGCAATCGATTCTGCCATTTCCGATTTGAAAACAGTTTCAACTTACGATATTCCTTTACACCTGAAAGATAGTCATTATGTCGGTGCCGAACATTTAAACAGGGGAATCGGATATTTATATCCGCATGATTTTGAAAATTCTTATGTAAAACAACAATATTTACCTGACACGTTAAAAGATACAGTATACTATCATCCCAAAAATAATAAAATGGAAAATATGATTCAAGAACATTTTAAAAAGATACTACCCAAAAAATAA
- the truA gene encoding tRNA pseudouridine(38-40) synthase TruA: MNQNILLKIQYIGTNYCGWQKQNNGKSIQQEIERAICEVTGKQVNLTGSGRTDSGVHALGQVANFVIDTTIPVEKIKYAINYYLPDDIRIIESKAVEDSFHARYSSKKKTYCYRINMNEIESPFEKNRSYFVGKELDLSKMKEQSKFLMGEHDFAAFQSEGSSVKTTVRTIYSLEINCINNIAEIHIIGNGFLYNMVRIIAGTLIEIGKGKDYSIVDILNTKQRENAGPTAPACGLFMEKVEYD, translated from the coding sequence ATGAATCAAAATATTTTACTTAAAATACAATACATTGGAACTAATTATTGTGGATGGCAAAAACAGAATAACGGAAAATCTATCCAGCAAGAAATAGAGAGGGCAATTTGTGAAGTGACAGGCAAACAGGTAAATCTTACCGGTTCAGGGAGAACGGATAGTGGAGTACATGCATTGGGGCAAGTTGCAAATTTTGTAATAGATACAACTATTCCGGTTGAAAAGATAAAGTATGCTATCAATTATTATTTGCCGGATGACATTCGTATTATAGAAAGCAAAGCGGTGGAAGATTCTTTTCATGCAAGATATTCTTCAAAAAAGAAAACTTATTGTTATCGTATTAATATGAATGAGATAGAGAGTCCTTTTGAAAAAAATCGTTCTTATTTTGTCGGAAAAGAGTTGGATTTGTCCAAGATGAAAGAACAATCAAAATTTTTGATGGGGGAACATGACTTTGCTGCATTTCAAAGTGAAGGCTCTTCTGTAAAAACAACGGTGAGGACAATATATTCTTTAGAAATAAATTGTATTAACAATATCGCGGAAATTCATATCATCGGAAACGGATTTTTGTACAATATGGTTAGAATTATTGCAGGAACACTTATTGAGATAGGAAAAGGGAAAGATTATTCTATAGTTGATATACTTAATACCAAGCAAAGAGAGAATGCCGGACCGACTGCGCCCGCATGTGGGTTGTTTATGGAAAAAGTAGAATATGACTAA
- the codY gene encoding GTP-sensing pleiotropic transcriptional regulator CodY gives MSSVLLQKTRTINKFLQNSGNKPVSFSVLSDTLNEVLSSNVYILSSKGKVLGSSFTHEADSSIVLDENSGEEKLPQDYIDNVNKASETIANLTKESLLSVFKGDIGSYNKYATIVPIVGGGDRLGTLILSRYDKEFSDDDLILAEYSATVVGMEILRSKSEEIEEEMRNKAVVQMAIGTLSYSELEAVIHIFNELNGSEGLLVASKVADRAGITRSVIVNALRKFESAGVIESRSLGMKGTHIKVLNDKLLDELKKHGIN, from the coding sequence ATGTCAAGTGTTCTTCTACAAAAGACAAGAACAATTAATAAGTTCTTACAAAATTCAGGGAATAAACCTGTGTCTTTCTCCGTATTAAGCGATACTTTGAATGAAGTTTTAAGTTCTAATGTTTATATTTTAAGTTCCAAGGGAAAGGTGTTAGGCTCTTCTTTCACTCATGAAGCAGACAGTTCTATCGTCCTTGATGAAAATTCCGGAGAAGAAAAACTTCCTCAGGATTATATTGATAATGTCAATAAGGCATCAGAAACTATTGCCAATCTAACCAAAGAATCTTTGCTTTCCGTATTCAAAGGCGATATCGGCAGCTATAATAAATATGCAACCATCGTTCCTATTGTAGGCGGTGGAGATCGATTGGGAACCTTGATTCTTTCTCGTTACGACAAAGAGTTTAGTGATGACGACTTAATTCTGGCTGAATACAGTGCTACCGTTGTCGGAATGGAAATTCTAAGATCTAAAAGTGAAGAGATTGAGGAAGAAATGAGAAACAAAGCAGTTGTTCAGATGGCAATCGGAACACTTTCCTATTCCGAATTGGAAGCTGTAATCCATATCTTCAATGAACTGAACGGTTCGGAAGGTTTATTGGTTGCAAGCAAGGTTGCAGATCGTGCAGGTATTACTCGTTCCGTTATTGTGAATGCACTGAGAAAATTTGAAAGTGCAGGTGTCATCGAATCTCGTTCTTTGGGTATGAAGGGAACTCACATCAAAGTATTGAATGATAAACTTCTGGATGAATTAAAAAAACACGGCATTAATTAA
- a CDS encoding aminoacyl-histidine dipeptidase, which produces MAIINFEPKRVFHYFEEISKIPRESHHEEKISNYLVEFAKKHDFSYTQDEFYNVIIHKPATSGYEDCATVMLQGHMDMVCEKEEDSTHNFDTDPIELHVDGDFIKANRTTLGADNGIAVAMTLAILDSHDIAHPNLEAVFTVQEETGLVGATHLDTSTLKAKYLINIDSEEEGELLTSCSGGVRTKVSLPTQWTFIDGDYIACEVSISDLKGGHSGSEIHRGRANAIILLGRMLHEISKTIPMEIFEISGGTKMNAIPRSSRAIVAINPSHHKKLKQEISKWHDIFKNELVNIEDDFNVNVTEPIEHNSPFVFSENTKNSTLELLSVMPNGVQSMSFIVEDLVESSLNLGVLTSSDQSITFESSIRSSVTTKKEMLLEKLIILSKKYGATLESSGDYPAWPPQLHSDLKDLFLETYKETFDTEMHAYALHAGVECGIFKEKMPSLDIVSFGPNMYDVHTPRERLSISSTERSYRLLMNILKNSKKLKK; this is translated from the coding sequence ATGGCTATTATAAACTTCGAACCAAAAAGAGTATTTCATTATTTTGAAGAAATCTCTAAAATTCCGAGAGAATCACATCATGAAGAAAAGATTAGTAACTATTTAGTCGAATTTGCAAAGAAACATGATTTTTCTTACACACAAGATGAATTTTACAATGTAATTATTCATAAACCAGCAACATCCGGATATGAAGATTGTGCTACTGTAATGTTGCAAGGACATATGGATATGGTATGTGAGAAGGAAGAAGATTCTACACATAACTTTGATACCGATCCAATTGAACTGCATGTGGACGGAGATTTTATCAAAGCAAACAGAACTACTTTAGGTGCAGATAACGGTATTGCTGTTGCAATGACTCTCGCTATTTTGGATTCACATGATATCGCACATCCAAACTTAGAAGCAGTCTTTACGGTACAAGAAGAAACCGGACTTGTAGGCGCCACCCACTTAGATACTTCTACCCTGAAAGCAAAATACCTTATCAATATCGATTCTGAAGAAGAAGGTGAATTATTGACAAGTTGTTCCGGTGGTGTTCGAACAAAAGTGTCTCTTCCGACACAATGGACATTTATCGACGGCGATTATATCGCTTGTGAAGTAAGTATAAGCGATTTAAAAGGCGGACATTCCGGAAGTGAAATTCATCGCGGAAGAGCAAACGCCATTATCTTACTTGGAAGAATGTTGCATGAAATATCTAAAACAATACCGATGGAAATATTTGAAATCTCAGGTGGAACAAAAATGAATGCAATTCCTCGTTCTTCTCGTGCAATAGTTGCAATCAATCCTTCTCATCATAAAAAATTAAAACAAGAAATTTCCAAATGGCATGATATTTTCAAAAATGAATTGGTAAATATAGAAGACGATTTCAATGTAAATGTAACAGAACCTATAGAACATAATTCTCCTTTTGTATTTAGTGAAAACACAAAGAATTCTACTTTAGAATTACTGTCGGTAATGCCAAACGGAGTACAATCAATGAGTTTCATTGTGGAAGATTTGGTGGAATCCTCTCTTAACTTGGGTGTTTTGACATCGAGTGACCAATCAATCACATTCGAATCCTCTATTCGTAGCTCTGTTACCACAAAAAAAGAAATGTTGTTGGAAAAACTTATCATACTCTCAAAAAAATATGGTGCTACCCTGGAAAGTTCAGGTGACTATCCGGCATGGCCTCCTCAATTACATTCTGATTTAAAAGATTTATTCCTTGAAACTTATAAAGAAACATTTGATACAGAAATGCATGCTTACGCACTCCATGCAGGTGTAGAATGTGGAATCTTCAAAGAAAAAATGCCATCTTTGGATATTGTTTCTTTTGGGCCAAATATGTATGATGTCCATACGCCAAGAGAAAGACTGTCCATCTCATCAACAGAACGGTCTTATCGCTTGCTTATGAATATCCTAAAAAATAGCAAAAAATTAAAGAAATAA